The Shinella zoogloeoides genome contains the following window.
CTTGGCCCTCGCGGCGCGAGACGATGATCTCGACCGTCATGGTGTTTGTCATGGTCTTCCTTGCCGCAGTGTTCTTCTTTGCTGCGGACCAGTTGATGGGCTGGCTGA
Protein-coding sequences here:
- the secE gene encoding preprotein translocase subunit SecE, which gives rise to MASKTNPIAFLKQVRSETAKVTWPSRRETMISTVMVFVMVFLAAVFFFAADQLMGWLIGLVLNAGA